The genomic stretch CCGGTCGCGCGCCACGTAGACCCCCGCGCGCACGGCGTCGTCGGGCAGGTGGCGCGGAAGACCCTGCGAGAAGCGGGCGCGGGCGGTCAGCACGATTTCCTTGGCGTCCTCGGGCCGGCAGACGGCCACGAAGTCATCGCCGCCCACGTGGCCCACGAAGGCGTCGCGCCCCTCCACGGTGGTCGCCACGGCGCGCCCGGCCTCGCGGATGGCCTCGTCGGCCACGGCGAAGCCGAAGCGGTCGGCGAAGGGCTTGAAGTCGTCCAGGTCGAAGTAGCAGACGGCGAAGGTGTCGCCGGATTGGCGGCGGCGCTGGATCTCGCGCTCGATGGCCTGCCCGCCCGCCAGCCCCGTCGTGGGATTGCGGTCCAGCACGCGCTGCACCTGCCGGGTGAGCGCCGACACCCGGGCGAGCAGCTCGCGGGGGTCGAAGGGCTTGGCCAGGTAGTCGTCGGCCCCGGCCTCGAACCCGCCCAGCCGGTCCTCGATGCTGGACTGCGCCGTGAGGATGAGCACCGGCAGGTGGCTGACTCGCGGGTCGGCCTTGATGTCGCGGCACACCTCCAGGCCGTCCGGGCGCCCCATGCGGTAGTCCAGGATCACCATGTCCGGGGGCTGGCGGCGCACCTCGGCCAGGGCCTGGGTGCCGTTCTCGGCCAGCCGCACCTCGTGGCCGGCGTGGCGCAGGAAGTCCGACACCAGCTGGCGCAGCGCTTCTTCGTCGTCCGCGTACAGGATCTCGCTCATCCGGCTCCCCACCCCGACGGTTTTCTTTGGACGTGACCGCACTGAAAACGACGCTCCCCCGCCGCCTGGGCGCGCTGCTGCTGGCGCTCGCCGCGGCCGTGGCCCCGCTGCCGCCGGGGCACGCGCAGAATGTAACCGCTTCGCGCCCCGGCGCCACGCCCGAGGCGGCGTCGGCGCGGCTGGCGGAGCGCATCGACGCGGTGCTGGCCCGCCCGCAGGCGCGCCAGGCCCGCTGGGGGATCGAGGTGCGCGACGCCGCCAGCGGCCGCGTGCTGTACGCGAGGGACGCCGGGCGGCCGATGGTGCCCGCTTCCAACCTCAAGCTGGTGGCTGCGGTCGCCGCGGCGCATCACCTGGATCCCGGGTTCCGCTTTCGCACCACCCTCTACGCAGGCGGCGAGGTGAGGGACGGGGTGCTGCACGGCGACCTGGTGCTGTACGGGCGAGGCGACCCCATGATCTCCGCCCGCTACTTTCCCAGCCAGACCGCGGTCTGGGAGATGCTGGCCGACTCGCTCCGCGCCCGCGGCATCCGCCGCGTGACCGGCGGGGTGACAGCCGACGAGAGCTTCTGGGACACCGAGCGCCATGTGGCCGACTGGGACCCGGAAGACCGCAAATGGTGGTACGCCGCCCCTGTGGGCGCGCTGGGATTCAACGACAACTCCATCGATTTCCGCATCCTCCCGGGCACCGCGATCGGACAGCCGGCGCGCATCACCGGCGAGCCCGCGTCGGAGTTCTACCGGCTGGACAACGATTCGCGCATGGTCGCTGCGGGAACGGGCGCGACGCTGGACTTCGACCGCGTGCCGGGAACGAATCGCATCCGCGCCTTCGGGGTACTGCCCCTGGGTGCCGGGGCGGACGTCGAGTCGTTCGCGGTCGAGGACCCCGCGCGCTGGACCGGCGTCACCTTCCGCGAGGCGCTGGAGCGGCGCGGCATCGCCTTCGGCCGGGCGGAGGTGCGGGTGGTGTCGGATTCCGCGCTCTCCCTCTCCCGCAGCGCCCCGGTGCTGGCGGAGTGGCGGTCTCCCCCGCTGGACAAGGCGATCGGCCCCGTGCTGCTGAACAGCCAGAACTGGTTCGCCGAGGCGCTGGTGAAAACGCTCGGCAAGCAGGTCCGCGGCGAGGGGAGCTGGGCGGCGGGGCTGGCCGTGGAGCGCGCGTTCCTCGTGGACGTGGCGGGAATCGACAGCGCCGAGTTCGTGCTGCGCGACGGCTCGGGCCTTTCCGCCCTCAACCGCGTCACCCCGCACGCCCTGGTGAATCTTTTGGACTACGTGCGGCGTACTCCCCGCCAGGCCATCGTCCGCCAGGCCATGCCGGTGTCGGCCGCGAGCACTGGGTCGCTACGCGCACGGCTGACGGACCTGCCCGGGCGCGTGGCCGCCAAGACGGGGTACATCGGCGGGATGGACACGCTCAGCGGCTACCTGGCCATGCCGGACGGCCGCGAAATCCTTTTCTCCATCATGGCCAACGAATCGGGCCAGCCGTCCGCGAGAATGAAGGCACTCATCGACGACGTGGTGCGCGCCATCGCGGCGGAAGCGTAAAGACCCATGAAATCCATCGGATTCCTTGCACTGGGCGCCGCCCTTTCCGCCTGCGCCACGGCGGCGCCCCCCGCGGACGCGCCGTCGCCCACTCCCGAGCGGCTGGATCCCGCGGTGGCCCTGGCCACCTTCGACAGCGCCTGGTCGTCGGTGAACCGGACCTTCTGGGACACCACCTTCTACGGGGTGAACTGGCCCGCCGTGCGCGACTCGCTGCGCCCCCGTGCGCAGCAGGCCACCACCAACCCCGAGCTGCGGCGGGTGATCACCGCCATGCTCAATGAGCTGGGCCAGTCGCACTTCAACGTGATTCCGGGCGAGGCCGGCGAGTCGCTGCGCGCGGCCGGGAGCACCCGCGAGGGCGACCCGGGCGACGCGGGGATGCAGGTGCGCTACGTGGACGGCCGCGTGCTGGTGACCCGCGTGGTCCCCGGGGGCGCCGCCGACGCGGCGGGGATTCGCCCGGGATGGGTGGTGGAGGCGGCGGGCGCCATGACGGCCGCGCGCGTGGCCGACGCGGTGCAGAAGCTGACCGGCACGGTGAACGCCCGGCGCGTGGCGTACATGGCGGCCGGGGGCGTGGGCGCCGCGCTGCGCGGCACCGCGGGAGACACCGTGCAGGTGAAGCTGACCGATGGGGAAGGTAGGACGGTGGAGCGCGCGCTGGTGCTGCGCCAGCTGCGGGGCCAGATGGCGCGCTTCGGCAACCTGCCGCCCATGGAAGTGCGGGTGGAGCAGGACACCCTTCACGCCTCCGGGCGCACCATCGGGGTGATCGGCTTCAACATCTGGCTTCCCGCGGCCATCCCGGCGCTGGACCGGGCCGTGGACGAGCTGCGCGGCGCGGACGGCATCGTGATCGACCTGCGCGGCAACCCCGGCGGCCTCGGCGGCATGGCGCCGGGATGGGCGGGGCACTTCGTGGACCGGCGCGACACGCTGGGCACCATGATCACCCGCCGCGACCGGGTGGAGTTCGTCATCAACCCGCGCCGGGTGAACGCGGCCGGGCAGCGGGTGCAGCCCTTCGCGGGCCCCGTCGCCATCCTCACGGACGAGATGACGGCCAGCACCTCCGAAATTTTCGCCGGCGGGCTGCAGGCGCTGGGGCGGGCGCGGGTGTTCGGCGCCACCTCGTCGGGGCAGGCGCTTCCCTCGCTTATGCCGCGGCTGCCCAACGGCGACGTGCTCCTTCACGCCGTCGCCGACATGATCGGGCCGGGCGGCGTACGGTGGGAGGGCCCCGGCGTGGTGCCCGACGCGCCGGCGCCGGTGACGCGCGAGGCGCTGCTGGCCGGGCGGGACCCGGCGCTGGACGCCGCCGTCGCCTGGATCGTGGAACAGAACTCACGCCGCTGAACGGCGGCTTTTCCCTGTGGCGGACGCTGGTCCGCCGCACCCGGGCGGCCGCGGGAGTCCCGGCCGCAGCAAGACCAACCGAGAGAGATTCGCATGAGCTTCCGCACTTCGCCCCTTCGCGCGCTGGCTTTGGCCGGCGCCGCCCTCACCGTGGCCGCGGCGCCCGCCCAGGCGCAGACCCTTCCCACCGCCGAGCAGGTCGTGGCCCGCTACGTGGCGGCCATCGGCGGCGAGCAGGCCATCACGGCGCAGCAGTTCCGCCGCGTGCAGATCGAGATGTCGATGCC from Longimicrobium sp. encodes the following:
- a CDS encoding S41 family peptidase → MKSIGFLALGAALSACATAAPPADAPSPTPERLDPAVALATFDSAWSSVNRTFWDTTFYGVNWPAVRDSLRPRAQQATTNPELRRVITAMLNELGQSHFNVIPGEAGESLRAAGSTREGDPGDAGMQVRYVDGRVLVTRVVPGGAADAAGIRPGWVVEAAGAMTAARVADAVQKLTGTVNARRVAYMAAGGVGAALRGTAGDTVQVKLTDGEGRTVERALVLRQLRGQMARFGNLPPMEVRVEQDTLHASGRTIGVIGFNIWLPAAIPALDRAVDELRGADGIVIDLRGNPGGLGGMAPGWAGHFVDRRDTLGTMITRRDRVEFVINPRRVNAAGQRVQPFAGPVAILTDEMTASTSEIFAGGLQALGRARVFGATSSGQALPSLMPRLPNGDVLLHAVADMIGPGGVRWEGPGVVPDAPAPVTREALLAGRDPALDAAVAWIVEQNSRR
- a CDS encoding response regulator, producing the protein MSEILYADDEEALRQLVSDFLRHAGHEVRLAENGTQALAEVRRQPPDMVILDYRMGRPDGLEVCRDIKADPRVSHLPVLILTAQSSIEDRLGGFEAGADDYLAKPFDPRELLARVSALTRQVQRVLDRNPTTGLAGGQAIEREIQRRRQSGDTFAVCYFDLDDFKPFADRFGFAVADEAIREAGRAVATTVEGRDAFVGHVGGDDFVAVCRPEDAKEIVLTARARFSQGLPRHLPDDAVRAGVYVARDR
- the dacB gene encoding D-alanyl-D-alanine carboxypeptidase/D-alanyl-D-alanine endopeptidase; this translates as MTALKTTLPRRLGALLLALAAAVAPLPPGHAQNVTASRPGATPEAASARLAERIDAVLARPQARQARWGIEVRDAASGRVLYARDAGRPMVPASNLKLVAAVAAAHHLDPGFRFRTTLYAGGEVRDGVLHGDLVLYGRGDPMISARYFPSQTAVWEMLADSLRARGIRRVTGGVTADESFWDTERHVADWDPEDRKWWYAAPVGALGFNDNSIDFRILPGTAIGQPARITGEPASEFYRLDNDSRMVAAGTGATLDFDRVPGTNRIRAFGVLPLGAGADVESFAVEDPARWTGVTFREALERRGIAFGRAEVRVVSDSALSLSRSAPVLAEWRSPPLDKAIGPVLLNSQNWFAEALVKTLGKQVRGEGSWAAGLAVERAFLVDVAGIDSAEFVLRDGSGLSALNRVTPHALVNLLDYVRRTPRQAIVRQAMPVSAASTGSLRARLTDLPGRVAAKTGYIGGMDTLSGYLAMPDGREILFSIMANESGQPSARMKALIDDVVRAIAAEA